A window of the Dermatophagoides farinae isolate YC_2012a chromosome 2, ASM2471394v1, whole genome shotgun sequence genome harbors these coding sequences:
- the LOC124500117 gene encoding uncharacterized protein LOC124500117, whose protein sequence is MEKEKAKSIKFLESTMVGGLNEIRSSSTILFGGVKMVPKFLPRVVAGFYSLHPAYETDIPAPIASMAASKPKFVITSAASTFSHNKNNYQQYPGQQQQQQIVKYHHEPPMMVKYRKPINHQNQYKKYHQIRLDPHIINNYMLLARKLAIYYGTKYQYSVDILYDQILRIMFD, encoded by the exons atggagAAGGAGAAAGCCAAAAGTATAAAATTCTTGGAATCAACGATGGTTGGTGGATTGAATGA aattcgatcatcatcaactataTTATTTGGTGGTGTAAAAATGGTACCGAAATTTCTACCAAGAGTTGTTGCTGGTTTCTATAGTTTACATCCAGCATATGAAACTGATATACCGGCACCAATTGCATCGATGGCGGCatcaaaaccaaaattcGTTATCACTTCTGCTGCTTCAACATTTAgtcataataaaaataactaTCAACAATATCctggtcaacaacaacaacaacaaatagtgaaatatcatcatgaacCACCAATGATGGTCAAATATAGAAAaccaataaatcatcaaaatcaatataaaaaatatcaCCAGATCAGACTTGATCCacatatcatcaataattacATGTTGCTTGCACGAAAATTGGCCATTTATTATGGAACGAAATATCAATATTCTGTTGATATACTCTAt gATCAAATTTTACGAATCATGTTTGATTAA
- the LOC124500118 gene encoding vesicle-associated membrane protein 8: MSSSAPNSNNNEGGYTPVNMKNPDESPSSTQNKKEEKIERLQEHVEEVSNIMQMNIDKIMQRGSNLDNLQDRSEHLSEYSTEFRAGARRVQRKMWWQNMKLNIIIGVVVAIILIIIIVSVTSK, from the exons ATGTCTTCTTCGGCACCAaacagcaataataatgaaggaGGATATACACCTGTAAAC ATGAAAAACCCAGATGAATCGCCGTCATCtacacaaaataaaaaagaggaaaaaataGAAAG GCTTCAAGAACATGTTGAAGAAGTATCGAATATAATGCAAATGAATATCGATAAAATAATGCAACGTGGATCAAATCTAGATAATTTACAGGATCGTTCAGAACATTTATCAGAATATTCTACTGAATTTCGTGCTGGTGCTCGGCGTGTACAACGAAAAATGTGGTGGCAAAATATGAAgctcaacattattatcggtGTTGTTGTGGCCattatattgatcatcataattg TTTCAGTAACTTCGAAATGA
- the LOC142597332 gene encoding uncharacterized protein LOC142597332, whose protein sequence is MSKRKISTTNFLCLITLAMIIKPSQGYCCHRVRIYNCSGTDELQTLCPDCTEPTPWCGVTECNLIGCNCFGCREQKQYTRIDNLAITDNDDPINHFQ, encoded by the coding sequence atgtcTAAACGAAAAATCTCAACGACGAATTTTCTTTGCCTAATAACTCTGGCCATGATTATAAAACCAAGTCAAGGATATTGTTGTCATCGTGTTCGTATCTATAATTGTTCTGGTACTGATGAATTACAAACATTGTGCCCAGATTGTACTGAACCAACACCATGGTGTGGTGTAACCGAATGTAATTTAATCGGTTGTAATTGTTTTGGTTGTCGTGAGCAAAAACAATACACACGAATCGATAATTTGGCCATaaccgataatgatgatccgataaatcattttcaatga
- the LOC124500119 gene encoding uncharacterized protein LOC124500119, protein MIMATNNYQSMMMTIYFGLICSSFLFTLMADASPFYGSLSDNDGGIIFTGVGGEELPRIINNNNNPDVLRKISFSSDDYLNPSMLHSGWLIPSWLIEQSLPLTSFSQIKRDLSKKHKSRDILRGLAVKRNQMIDPSSSSSSIYPSSTQTKGNKY, encoded by the exons atgataatggctacgaataattatcaatcaatgatgatgacaatttattttggtttgatttgttCATCGTTTCTATTCACATTGATGGCGGATGCATCGCCATTTTATGGTAGTTTgagtgataatgatggtggaaTCATATTCactggtgttggtggtgaaGAATTGCCACGaatcattaacaacaataataatccagATGTTTTACgcaaaatttcattta GCTCAGATGATTATCTAAATCCATCAATGTTACATTCAGGGTGGCTTATACCATCATGGCTAATTGAACAATCATTACCATTAACATCATTTAGTCAGATTAAAAGAGACTTGAGTAAAAAACATAAAAGTCGAGATATATTACGTGGATTAGCAGTTAAacgaaatcaaatgattgatccatcatcatcgtcatcgtcaatttatccatcatcaacacagaCAAAAGGaaataaatattaa
- the rngo gene encoding DNA damage inducible 1 homolog rngo isoform X2 — MKLTITTLTDLIIHLDVSGDMELENFKALCSLETNIDSMNMSIFFNGKLLQESNKTLSFYGVQDGDMLLVKDGRGGQTMMNNAGFLGQQQQQQQLPQLDFSSIQVPNHLVQNERREAENIFATLRSNPEQVATLRVNNPRLAEAFDKGIEEFAKTLRIQQEARAKEDQRRIRMLLADPFDSEAQRMIAEEIRRQQIDSNMETAMEYLPESFAEVAMLYINCKVNGFPIKAFVDSGAQSTIMSKACAERCNILRLIDNRWSGIARGVGTQRILGKIHLVQLEINGVFVPCSFTILEHQPMDMLLGLDMLRRYQCSIDLKSNVLRIGTTGTETPFLSESEIPKFARLNMNEDLAQDDVQKAIQESLKESSPMTNSSGGSAQTPSTSGHQSSSNSSTGSRHSEADIQELVSMGFKREQVIIELDTFNGDKNQAIAALFAKSIIVPDNLK; from the exons atgaaattgacaaTCACTACTTTGACCGATTTGATTATTCATCTTGATGTGTCCGGTGATATGGAATTGGAGAATTTCAAAGCATTATGTTCATTAGAaacaaatattgattcaatgaatatgtcaatctttttcaatggaaaactTTTACAAGAATCTAATAAAACATTGTCATTTTATGGTGTTCAAGATGGTGATATGTTATTGGTGAAAGATGGACGTGGTGgtcaaacaatgatgaataatgccGGTTTTcttggacaacaacaacaacaacaacaattacctcaattagatttttcatccattcaagTGCCCAATCATCTTGTTCAAAATGAGCGGCGTGAAgctgaaaatattttcgcTACACTTCGTTCGAATCCAGAACAAGTGGCAACTTTACGAGTAAATAATCCACGTTTAGCTGAAGCATTCGATAAAGGAATTGAAGAATTTGCTAAAACGCTTCGTATACAACAGGAAGCACGAGCCAAAGAAGATCAGCGTCGTATCCGAATGTTGTTAGCCGATCCATTTGATTCGGAAGCCCAGCGAATGATTGCTGAAGAGatacgacgacaacaaattgattccAACATGGAAACAGCTATGGAATATTTGCCCGAAAGTTTTGCTGAAGTTGCCATGTTATACATTAATTGTAAGGTGAATGGATTTCCAATCAAAGCTTTTGTCGATTCCGGTgcacaatcaacaatcatgaGTAAAGCATGTGCCGAACGTTGTAATATTCtccgattgattgataatcgtTGGTCCGGTATTGCACGTGGTGTTGGTACACAACGAATTTTGGGCAAAATTCATCTTGTGCAATTGGAAATAAACGGCGTATTTGTACCATGTTCATTCACTATTCTTGAACATCAACCAATGGATATGTTACTTGGTTTAGATATGCTTCGTCGTTATCAATGTTCCATTGATctcaaatcaaatgttttacGTATCGGTACCACAGGAACGGAAACACCGTTTCTTTCTGAAAGTGAAATACCGAAATTTGCACGtttaaatatgaatgaagatTTAGCCCAGGATGATGTACAAAAAGCTATACAAGAATCATTGAAagaatcatcaccaatgaCGAATAGTAGTGGTGGATCAGCTCAAACTCCATCCACTTCTGGCCATCAATCAA GTAGCAATAGTAGTACTGGATCACGTCATTCAGAAGCAGATATCCAGGAATTAGTATCAATGGGATTCAAACGTGAACAGGTGATTATCGAATTGGATACATTCAATGGAGATAAAAATCAAGCAATTGCAGCATTGTTTGCCAAATCGATAATTGTTCCGGATAAtctcaaatga
- the rngo gene encoding DNA damage inducible 1 homolog rngo isoform X1, translating into MKLTITTLTDLIIHLDVSGDMELENFKALCSLETNIDSMNMSIFFNGKLLQESNKTLSFYGVQDGDMLLVKDGRGGQTMMNNAGFLGQQQQQQQLPQLDFSSIQVPNHLVQNERREAENIFATLRSNPEQVATLRVNNPRLAEAFDKGIEEFAKTLRIQQEARAKEDQRRIRMLLADPFDSEAQRMIAEEIRRQQIDSNMETAMEYLPESFAEVAMLYINCKVNGFPIKAFVDSGAQSTIMSKACAERCNILRLIDNRWSGIARGVGTQRILGKIHLVQLEINGVFVPCSFTILEHQPMDMLLGLDMLRRYQCSIDLKSNVLRIGTTGTETPFLSESEIPKFARLNMNEDLAQDDVQKAIQESLKESSPMTNSSGGSAQTPSTSGHQSRSGSNSSTGSRHSEADIQELVSMGFKREQVIIELDTFNGDKNQAIAALFAKSIIVPDNLK; encoded by the exons atgaaattgacaaTCACTACTTTGACCGATTTGATTATTCATCTTGATGTGTCCGGTGATATGGAATTGGAGAATTTCAAAGCATTATGTTCATTAGAaacaaatattgattcaatgaatatgtcaatctttttcaatggaaaactTTTACAAGAATCTAATAAAACATTGTCATTTTATGGTGTTCAAGATGGTGATATGTTATTGGTGAAAGATGGACGTGGTGgtcaaacaatgatgaataatgccGGTTTTcttggacaacaacaacaacaacaacaattacctcaattagatttttcatccattcaagTGCCCAATCATCTTGTTCAAAATGAGCGGCGTGAAgctgaaaatattttcgcTACACTTCGTTCGAATCCAGAACAAGTGGCAACTTTACGAGTAAATAATCCACGTTTAGCTGAAGCATTCGATAAAGGAATTGAAGAATTTGCTAAAACGCTTCGTATACAACAGGAAGCACGAGCCAAAGAAGATCAGCGTCGTATCCGAATGTTGTTAGCCGATCCATTTGATTCGGAAGCCCAGCGAATGATTGCTGAAGAGatacgacgacaacaaattgattccAACATGGAAACAGCTATGGAATATTTGCCCGAAAGTTTTGCTGAAGTTGCCATGTTATACATTAATTGTAAGGTGAATGGATTTCCAATCAAAGCTTTTGTCGATTCCGGTgcacaatcaacaatcatgaGTAAAGCATGTGCCGAACGTTGTAATATTCtccgattgattgataatcgtTGGTCCGGTATTGCACGTGGTGTTGGTACACAACGAATTTTGGGCAAAATTCATCTTGTGCAATTGGAAATAAACGGCGTATTTGTACCATGTTCATTCACTATTCTTGAACATCAACCAATGGATATGTTACTTGGTTTAGATATGCTTCGTCGTTATCAATGTTCCATTGATctcaaatcaaatgttttacGTATCGGTACCACAGGAACGGAAACACCGTTTCTTTCTGAAAGTGAAATACCGAAATTTGCACGtttaaatatgaatgaagatTTAGCCCAGGATGATGTACAAAAAGCTATACAAGAATCATTGAAagaatcatcaccaatgaCGAATAGTAGTGGTGGATCAGCTCAAACTCCATCCACTTCTGGCCATCAATCAA GGTCAGGTAGCAATAGTAGTACTGGATCACGTCATTCAGAAGCAGATATCCAGGAATTAGTATCAATGGGATTCAAACGTGAACAGGTGATTATCGAATTGGATACATTCAATGGAGATAAAAATCAAGCAATTGCAGCATTGTTTGCCAAATCGATAATTGTTCCGGATAAtctcaaatga